The Mesorhizobium sp. M3A.F.Ca.ET.080.04.2.1 genome contains the following window.
ATTCAGCGCGGGCTTCAGGCTTTGGCCAACACGTTTGTCGGGAGGAGGGACCGTTACCTCAGCCTTGATGTCCAACAGCTTGAGCTGGGCCGGAGACGATGCGGCCGCGTCGATAACGGCGTCGAGGCGCCCATTCTTGAGGTCGGTATAGACGCTCTGTTGGGATTGATAGAGCGTGAAGGTGGACCCGATCAGTTTCTGCAGATCGTCGTTCCACATGTTCCCTTGAAGGGTTCCAACACGCTTCCCGACCAAGGCATCGAGGGTCTTGAACCCGCTTGGTGAGACGATCGACAGATTGTCCCTGTAGATGGGCTCCGTGACACCCATCACCTTGGCGCGTGACTTCGATAGGTACCAATCGCCCGAAGCCACGTCGGCACGTCCGCTTTGGACGGCCTGGATGACGGCGGCGATGTCGAGCGCCATCGGCTTTGCCTTAAGGCAATTCAATTCCGCAATACGGGCTAGGACCTCGCCATCCACACCGACGAGCTTGTTGTCCTCGATGCCGATGTAAGGTGGCGCCTGATAGGCAGCAACGGTGAGCACACCGTCTTCGACAGTCTTGAGATCATGCTTTGGCTTGCAATCGCTACTAGCGGCGAATGAGAAGCCGCCCGCCATTTGCGTCAAGGCGAGCACTAGGCTGAATAGGCCTATCTTCTTTATTGTCATCATTTCTCTCCCATTATTGTTGCTTGTGCAGGGCCACCTCTACGCGTGCGGGTCGAGCCTGCGTTCGATCACCGCGACACCGGCCGACGCCGGGATGGCTATGGCGGCGTAGAAGATCCCCGCCAGGACAAACACCGCCATGTACTGGAAGGTCTTGCTGCCGTAGCCATAAGCCTGGCTCATGATCTCGGGGACAGTGACCACGAAGGCCAGCGAGGTCGCCACGAAGATCGCGATTCCAATGCTGAGCAACGGTGGGATGGCTATGCGGACCGCCTGTGGAAGGATGACATCCCGGAAACTGCTCCACCGCGATAGCCCGCATGCGTCGGCGGCTTCCTGCTGCCCCTTCGGCACGGCCTGGATGCTGGCGCGCACCACCTCGCTGCCATAGGCTCCGGTCTGGAAGGCCAACGCCGCGGCGGCCGCGACGAACCCACCCATGGTTATACCCACATCCGGCAGGCCATAGTAAAGGAGCTGAAGCATTACCAGCAGCGGAAGACCTCGCCCGACTTCAATCACGCACAAGGCAACCGCGCGCATGTGCCTGTTGCGGGTCATCACCCAAATGGCAAGTAGCAAGGCCAACGCATAGCCGAACAGCAACGCAACGAAGGTCAACTCCAGGCTCGCAACCAGGCCCGAAAGCAGACTGTTGCTGGCATCGCGGACAGTCTCTGTGAACGCCTCCCAGTTCATCCCAGTGAGAACCTCGCTCTGAGCCGGCTGTCGATGTTGCGTGACAGGTAGGCGAGCGGCAGACTGAGCAGCAGATACGTCAGGCCGCTCAAGGTCAGGACCTGGATGGCATGACCAGTGCGTTGCGCTTCCTGCAGGGCGTTGAAAGCAACCTCCGATACCCCGATCGTCGAGGCCACCGCGGTGTCTTTAAGCAGGCCAATTCCGTATGTTCCCGCTGGCGGCACAGCCACGCGCAGCGCCTGCGGGGTGACAATGTAGAAGGCGGTGTCGAATGGCTTGAAGCCCAAAGCCTTGCAGGCGTCCCATTGGCCGGGTGCGATGGCAAGGATGCCAGCCCGGTATGTTTCGGAAAGATATGCCCCTGAAATGAGCGACAGTCCGATTAGCGCCGATGTGAAAGCACCCAAGGTCACTCCAAGATCGGGAAGCCCGAAGTAAATGAGGAAAAGCCACGTGATTGGAGGCACCGAACGGAGCACATCGACAAACAAGTGGGCCAAGTGCCTCGCCCACGCGTTCGGCGCCATGCGTATCACGGTGATAGGAACCGCCAGCAGGGCCCCGATCATGAAGCTCACCAGCGTCAACACGATCGTGTAGGGAATCCCACTGACAATGGCGTTGAAACTTGCCTCGATCATCTGTCCAACACCGCCCGCAGAAACTGACGTGTCCGTTCTTCGCGCGGATGGCCCATGATCTGGTCAGGCGGTCCCTGCTCGAGGATCTTGCCATCCACCATCACGACGACCTCATCGGAGACATCGCGCGCAAAGTGCATTTCGTGAGTCACCACCATCATGGTCATGCCCTCGTCCGCGAGCTTTCGCATGACGGACAGCACCTCCAGACCAAGTTCGGGATCCAAAGCTGAGGTCGGCTCGTCAAAGAGGATGACTTTGGGATTGAGGGCGAGCGAACGGGCAATGGCGACACGCTGCTGCTGGCCACCCGAGCACTGAGCTGGGAGGTCATTGAGCTTTCGACCGACACCGAGCCGTTCAAGGAGCTGGCGCGAAATGTCATCGGCCTCCGCCTGCGACCGGCCCAGCACGCGCTCCTGCGGTAATGACACATTTCTCAGCACGGTCAGGTGCGGGAACAAATTGATGGACTGGAAGACCATGCCTACATGGCCCCGGTAGCGAGATAGCTGCGAGGCCTTGGGTTGGACTTTGCCCGCCGAGAAGATGGTGTCTCCGGCAAAGATGATCTCGCCTTGCGTAGGCATTTCCAGCAGATTGACGCACCGAAGCAGCGTGCTCTTGCCTGCTCCGCTCGGCCCTATCAGCGACACCACCGCGCCGCGCTGTATGGTAAGAGAGACGTTATGAATCGCGGCAAAGGCACCGAACGATTTGGAGATGTTTCGGAGCTCAATGGCAGGACCTTCGAAACCTGGCCCCGCCACATCTACCTGGCGCGATTTGACGCTTGCTAGGTTCACTCTCCACCTATTTCATGCCGGCCAGCTTCGGTTTTGGCAAACGCCTCCAGCCACCACGGCAAGGAGCGTTCGCTCTTGAAGTCTTGGCCTGTCAGTTCCCCATCGGCCGAGTTCGGCCTGCTTGTCTTGTCTGGCGCACTTAATCCGCGGGCGGCTTGACCCTCCCGCTCTTGCCCGCCTTTCCTTTCTGCTGGTCGACCGTCTTATTCGTTGCGGACACGGCGCCGCCGCCGCGCAGCATGTCCAGGACGAACCCGGCATACGTCTGCGAGATCTCCTCCGGGGTCAGAGGGCCCTGTGGCGAATACCATCTCGACACGGAGGTGCACATTTCTATGGCGGCAAAGCTTGCAAGCTTGACGTCGGCGACACCGAAAATGCCTTGGGCTACACCATCCGATATGGCTGCTCGCCAGAGCGCGGCATACTCGTCGCGCAACGCCGTAATTTCTTGCCTGTTTTCGCCCGTCAGAGACCGAACTTCGTTTTCGGTAACAAGGGTCTCAAGCCTGCGCGACGCGGTCAAAAGCACGTGGCTTCGGGCTAAGGCCGTGACTCGGCCTTGCGGGTCCTGCGCGCTCAAGGGCGGCCCGGGCAACGCTGAACTGGTCCTGCATCGAATCATACATCAACTCGAATAACAGATCCTGTTTGGAGCGGAGGTAATGGTACATCGCGGCGCTGGACAGGCCGGTGCGACGAGCAATCTCGCGAATACCGGTGGCCGCGTAGCCAAACTCGGCAAACAGCGCGATCGCGGCATCCCTCAGTTCCGCAGGAAGCGGAGGCGGAGCCTTTTTGGCAGTCTGGAACCGTGCCATTTCATCTCCGCTTTTTATCGAACGATCGATTGGAAATTTGTAATCGAACGCTCGATAACTTGTCAATCCGATATCGTCGCCCCGCGCGCCTTCACGGATGTTTTTCGGGGAAACCCATTGGCGCAAAATCGAGCAAGGCGCGGCTGTGTCGCCAAAACGCCACCGCTGCGGTACCTCGCAACGAGATGGGCGCACCGCTACCGACTAGTTGGCATAGTCAGGATCGAGCACGTCCAGCC
Protein-coding sequences here:
- a CDS encoding amino acid ABC transporter permease, which translates into the protein MNWEAFTETVRDASNSLLSGLVASLELTFVALLFGYALALLLAIWVMTRNRHMRAVALCVIEVGRGLPLLVMLQLLYYGLPDVGITMGGFVAAAAALAFQTGAYGSEVVRASIQAVPKGQQEAADACGLSRWSSFRDVILPQAVRIAIPPLLSIGIAIFVATSLAFVVTVPEIMSQAYGYGSKTFQYMAVFVLAGIFYAAIAIPASAGVAVIERRLDPHA
- a CDS encoding amino acid ABC transporter ATP-binding protein, coding for MNLASVKSRQVDVAGPGFEGPAIELRNISKSFGAFAAIHNVSLTIQRGAVVSLIGPSGAGKSTLLRCVNLLEMPTQGEIIFAGDTIFSAGKVQPKASQLSRYRGHVGMVFQSINLFPHLTVLRNVSLPQERVLGRSQAEADDISRQLLERLGVGRKLNDLPAQCSGGQQQRVAIARSLALNPKVILFDEPTSALDPELGLEVLSVMRKLADEGMTMMVVTHEMHFARDVSDEVVVMVDGKILEQGPPDQIMGHPREERTRQFLRAVLDR
- a CDS encoding transporter substrate-binding domain-containing protein, encoding MMTIKKIGLFSLVLALTQMAGGFSFAASSDCKPKHDLKTVEDGVLTVAAYQAPPYIGIEDNKLVGVDGEVLARIAELNCLKAKPMALDIAAVIQAVQSGRADVASGDWYLSKSRAKVMGVTEPIYRDNLSIVSPSGFKTLDALVGKRVGTLQGNMWNDDLQKLIGSTFTLYQSQQSVYTDLKNGRLDAVIDAAASSPAQLKLLDIKAEVTVPPPDKRVGQSLKPALNTFPIKKGNDELVKAINDGIKEMRDSGELKAIFDKYGFPEALRKLPDPIYLIE
- a CDS encoding amino acid ABC transporter permease, encoding MIEASFNAIVSGIPYTIVLTLVSFMIGALLAVPITVIRMAPNAWARHLAHLFVDVLRSVPPITWLFLIYFGLPDLGVTLGAFTSALIGLSLISGAYLSETYRAGILAIAPGQWDACKALGFKPFDTAFYIVTPQALRVAVPPAGTYGIGLLKDTAVASTIGVSEVAFNALQEAQRTGHAIQVLTLSGLTYLLLSLPLAYLSRNIDSRLRARFSLG
- a CDS encoding helix-turn-helix domain-containing protein — translated: MARFQTAKKAPPPLPAELRDAAIALFAEFGYAATGIREIARRTGLSSAAMYHYLRSKQDLLFELMYDSMQDQFSVARAALERAGPARPSHGLSPKPRAFDRVAQA